One Cygnus atratus isolate AKBS03 ecotype Queensland, Australia chromosome 6, CAtr_DNAZoo_HiC_assembly, whole genome shotgun sequence DNA segment encodes these proteins:
- the LOC118260438 gene encoding zinc finger protein 664-like, whose product MGASEAWGVIATPRGWWVPPAPHRHGSILKPLPLGALRLLPKMAAGAPLPGVSSGRRGAQGGAMVPAARPHGCERCGKAFAQAGALAKHRRVHTGEKPYRCPVCGKAFALSSGLVLHKRTHTGERPHACPLCGKAFISSSHLALHLRSHTGERKYRCPACGKLFLQSSHLARHKAIHTGERPFKCEDCGKHFGRASHLQTHRRVHTGERPFKCLQCEKAFTQKAGLVLHVRLHTGERPYKCNKCGKNFRSSAHLVSHQLLESGERNFKCSTCGKAFKQASSLKQHLKTHEVREPHRCSVCSRAFSRSSYLQLHMRTHSSERPYHCLVCNRTYAKISTFEKHCKKHQQEEERSNIRPGSVTTRAKALAEKKTQELQHQDDDCEQPHQADIRRQQEERL is encoded by the coding sequence ATGGGGGCGAGCGAGGCTTGGGGCGTTATAGCCACGCCCCGAGGCTGGTGGGTGCCGCCCGCTCCACACCGCCACGGCTCCATCTTGAAACCCCTCCCGCTGGGGGCGCTGCGGCTCCTCCCTAAGATGGCTGCCGGGGCGCCGCTCCCCGGCGTCAGCAGCGGGCGCCGCGGCGCGCAGGGCGGTGCCATGGTGCCGGCGGCGAGGCCGCACGGGTGCGAGCGGTGCGGGAAGGCGTTCGCGCAGGCCGGCGCCCTCGCCAAGCACCGCCGCGTGCACACCGGGGAGAAGCCGTACCGCTGCCCCGTCTGCGGCAAGGCCTTCGCGCTCTCCTCGGGGCTGGTGCTCCACAAGCGCACCCACACCGGGGAGCGGCCCCACGCCTGCCCGCTGTGCGGCAAAGCCTTCATCTCCTCCTCGCACCTCGCCCTCCATCTGCGCTCCCACACGGGCGAGAGGAAGTACAGGTGCCCTGCCTGCGGGAAGCTCTTCCTCCAGTCCTCCCACCTGGCACGCCACAAGGCCATCCACACTGGCGAGCGGCCCTTCAAGTGCGAGGACTGCGGCAAGCACTTCGGGCGTGCCTCGCACCTCCAGACCCACCGCCGCGTGCACACGGGCGAGAGGCCCTTCAAGTGCCTGCAGTGTGAGAAGGCCTTCACGCAGAAGGCGGGACTGGTGCTCCACGTCCGCCTGCACACAGGGGAGAGGCCCTACAAGTGCAACAAATGCGGGAAGAACTTCCGCTCCTCCGCTCACCTTGTCTCACACCAGCTTCTTGAGTCTGGTGAGAGGAACTTCAAGTGCTCCACCTGTGGGAAGGCCTTCAAGCAGGCCTCGTCCCTCAAGCAGCACCTGAAGACCCATGAGGTGCGTGAGCCTCACCGCTGCTCGGTCTGCAGTCGAGCCTTTTCCAGGTCCTCGTACCTCCAGCTTCACATGAGAACACACAGCAGTGAGCGGCCGTACCACTGCTTGGTGTGCAACCGGACATATGCCAAAATCTCCACTTTtgaaaagcactgtaaaaagcaccagcaggaagaggagaggtCCAACATCAGACCTGGTTCAGTAACCACCAGGGCAAAAGCACTGGCTGAAAAAAAGACTCAAGAACTGCAGCACCAAGATGACGACTGTGAGCAACCTCACCAGGCTGACATAAGacggcagcaggaggaaaggcTGTAA